Proteins from one Salvia splendens isolate huo1 unplaced genomic scaffold, SspV2 ctg1161, whole genome shotgun sequence genomic window:
- the LOC121788844 gene encoding GDSL esterase/lipase At5g37690-like, giving the protein MVMALVASVAGVAPLVTFVFGDSLTEVGNNNYLQLSLAKSDYPHYGIDFDAAKPTGRFTNGRTIGDIISAKLGIPPPPPYLSLSPTDDTIFRGVNYASGGAGILNDTGLYFIERLSLDDQIEKFERTKQRMRAKIGDEAANKLCNEAVYFIGIGSNDYVNNFLQPFFADGQQFTHDEFLELLVSTLAEQLMRLYQLGARKMIFHGLGPLGCIPSQRMKSSRGQCLNQVNLWVQRFNAKVKQLITSLNAHLPSSQMIFADTYQPVLQLIDIRFQGIKHIMLQSRSQARRVVFAKLQTMRKPK; this is encoded by the exons ATGGTGATGGCATTGGTAGCGTCGGTGGCGGGGGTGGCGCCGTTGGTGACGTTCGTGTTTGGGGACTCGTTGACGGAAGTAGGGAACAACAACTACTTGCAACTCTCCCTCGCCAAATCCGACTACCCTCACTACGGGATCGACTTTGATGCTGCCAAACCCACCGGAAGATTCACCAATGGAAGGACCATTGGTGACATTATTT CTGCCAAGCTTGGGATTCCGCCACCACCTCCATATCTCTCCTTGTCGCCAACGGACGACACCATCTTCAGAGGCGTAAACTACGCCTCTGGTGGAGCTGGCATTCTCAACGACACCGGCCTCTACTTT ATAGAAAGGCTGTCGTTGGACGACCAGATAGAGAAATTTGAGAGGACGAAGCAGCGGATGAGGGCGAAAATAGGAGACGAGGCCGCCAACAAACTATGCAACGAAGCAGTCTACTTCATAGGAATAGGCAGCAACGACTACGTCAACAATTTTCTACAGCCATTCTTCGCAGACGGCCAGCAGTTCACTCATGACGAGTTTCTCGAGCTCCTCGTGTCAACCTTAGCCGAACAACTCATG AGGCTTTACCAATTAGGCGCGAGGAAGATGATATTCCACGGACTAGGGCCACTCGGGTGCATCCCATCGCAGAGAATGAAATCCAGCCGCGGCCAATGCCTGAACCAAGTCAATCTATGGGTCCAGCGCTTCAACGCGAAAGTGAAGCAACTCATCACCTCTCTCAACGCACACCTTCCTTCCTCCCAAATGATATTCGCGGATACTTATCAACCGGTGCTACAACTTATCGACATACG GTTTCAAGGTATCAAACACATCATGCTGCAAAGTAGATCCCAAGCTAGGAGGGTTGTGTTTgccaaactccaaactatgcgAAAACCGAAATGA
- the LOC121788845 gene encoding uncharacterized protein LOC121788845 produces MSVACGVECVVVLGCLRWGWKRCTYIGSYDSESWPSATPDEFYSVPRLCRLILAVYEPDLLSPKYAPAGGYRLNPDWVVKRVAYDHTLGHAPPYLIYADHDNREIVTAIRGLNLLSESDYKLLLDNRLGKQMFDGGYVHYGLLKSATWLLNAESETLRRLWEESGRCYKMVFTGHSLGSGVAALLTVIVVNHGDRLGGIPRSLVKCYAVAPARCMSLNLAVKYADVINSVILQDDFLPRTPTPLEDIFKSIFCLPCLLFLVCLRDTFIPEGRKLRDPRRLYAPGRIYHIVERKFCRCGRFPPEVRTAIPVDGRFEHIVLSCNATSDHAIIWIEREAEKALGNLREQDAEVITTPPKVQKFERILTLEKEHKDALERAVSLNIPHAVTSAEEEPPEEGSSAGKEPREDDTGPEEQTDKSFCKNARDNWNEAVEKLFHKSESGKLLLKRDNSASASGSGSTTER; encoded by the exons ATGTCTGTAGCTTGCGGCGTCGAATGCGTCGTCGTTTTGGGGTGCCTCCGGTGGGGATGGAAGCGCTGCACCTACATCGGCTCCTACGACAGCGAGAGCTGGCCCTCCGCCACCCCCGACGAGTTCTACTCCGTCCCCCGCCTCTGCCGCCTCATCCTCGCCGTCTACGAGCCCGATCTCCTCTCCCCCAAGTACGCCCCCGCCGGCGGCTACCGCCTCAACCCCGATTGGGTCGTCAAGCGCGTCGCCTACGACCACACGCTCGGCCACGCCCCGCCCTACCTGATCTACGCCGATCACGACAATCGCGAGATCGTCACGGCCATCCGCGGCCTCAATCTCCTCAGCGAGAGCGATTACAAGCTCCTGCTCGACAATCGGCTCGGGAAGCAGATGTTCGACGGCGGTTACGTGCACTACGGCCTCCTCAAGTCGGCCACGTGGCTGCTCAACGCCGAGTCGGAGACGCTGCGGCGCCTCTGGGAGGAGAGCGGGAGGTGCTATAAGATGGTTTTCACGGGGCATTCGTTGGGCTCAGGTGTTGCCGCTTTGTTGACTGTGATTGTAGTCAATCACGGGGATCGGTTGGGGGGGATTCCGAGGAGCTTGGTCAAGTGCTATGCGGTGGCGCCGGCGAGGTGTATGTCGCTCAATTTGGCCGTCAAGTATGCCGATGTTATCAACTCTGTTATTTTGCAG GATGATTTCTTGCCCAGAACACCCACACCATTGGAGGATATCTTCAAGTCTATTTTCTG TTTGCCCTGCTTATTGTTTCTGGTCTGTCTGAGGGATACATTCATACCTGAAGGTAGAAAACTCAGGGATCCAAGAAGACTATATGCTCCTGGCCGTATATATCACATCGTCGAGAGGAAATTTTGCCG GTGTGGGAGATTTCCACCAGAGGTCAGGACCGCTATTCCTGTTGATGGCAGATTTGAGCATATTGTCTTGTCGTGCAATGCTACATCCGATCATGCTATTATCTGGATAGAACGAGAGGCAGAAAAGGCCTTGGGT AATTTAAGGGAGCAAGATGCAGAGGTCATAACAACCCCACCCAAAGTGCAGAAGTTCGAGCGGATTCTAACATTAGAGAAAGAACATAAGGATGCATTAGAGCGAGCTGTCAGTCTAAATATACCTCACGCGGTGACGTCTGCTGAAGAAGAACCCCCAGAGGAGGGATCTTCAGCAGGCAAGGAGCCTCGTGAAGATGACACTGGGCCGGAAGAACAAACAGATAAATCATTTTGTAAGAACGCTAGGGACAATTGGAATGAAGCGGTTGAGAAACTCTTCCATAAAAGCGAGTCCGGGAAGCTGTTGCTCAAGAGGGACAATTCTGCCTCGGCAAGTGGCTCTGGATCAACAACAGAAAGGTGA
- the LOC121788840 gene encoding transcription factor MYB20-like yields the protein MVRQPCCDKVGLKKGPWTADEDKKLFNFILTNSQCCWRAVPKLAGLLRCGKSCRLRWTNYLRPDLKRGLLSDFEERLVIDLHAELGNRWSKIASHLPGRTDNDIKNQWNTHIKKKLKKMGIDPVTHQPLQAEVDSTISTDDSQNDAWLVNNSETPHEILLPSSSCSSGGGASSPNAAQSIEKVNTNTRDQGFGDIFDLLGDLNCFKFDSLLSI from the exons ATGGTGAGACAACCTTGCTGTGACAAAGTTGGATTAAAGAAAGGGCCATGGACTGCTGATGAAGACAAGAAACTCTTCAATTTCATTCTCACTAATAGCCAATGTTGCTGGAGAGCTGTCCCCAAACTCGCAG GACTGCTGAGGTGTGGGAAGAGCTGCAGATTAAGATGGACTAACTATCTTAGGCCTGATTTGAAAAGAGGACTTCTCTCTGATTTTGAAGAGAGATTGGTGATTGATCTTCATGCTGAACTAGGGAACAG ATGGTCCAAGATTGCTTCCCATCTCCCGGGAAGAACAGATAACGACATCAAGAATCAATGGAACACGCACATTaaaaagaaattgaagaaaatggGAATCGACCCCGTCACCCACCAACCTCTGCAAGCGGAGGTTGATTCAACCATTTCAACTGATGACAGTCAAAACGATGCGTGGTTAGTCAACAACTCCGAGACTCCCCACGAGATCCTGCTGCCCTCGTCGTCGTGCTCAAGCGGCGGCGGAGCCTCATCGCCAAACGCGGCGCAGAGTATTGAGAAGGTGAATACCAATACACGAGATCAAGGATTTGGAGACATCTTTGATTTGTTGGGTGATTTGAATTGTTTCAAATTTGATTCGCTTTTATCTATCTAG